Proteins encoded by one window of Tissierella sp.:
- a CDS encoding acyltransferase family protein, whose product MAKESNRILYIDILRVISVFAVVLLHISASFVVDINANGIKWWWIGNIIDSATRWSVPVLILISGQLMLDKSREEEIVPFLRKRLTKIFIPLITWSFIYMLWVNRLNIQWNADLILSFLKNFYLGKVHIHLWYLYMIFGLYLVTPILRPYVNNAKKDNLVYFIVVWFISNGIIGFSQKFTEYTLAFNLSFFHWGIGFYLLGFYLSKYSLSKKQRKLLYFLGFLGLIVTIYGTYILTKNNGGIFVPHLYSNYAPNVMFTAIAIFELFKNINWHRIIGDNKIIKRIISSISKTSFGIYLVHLLILNIISSGVLGIAIDAASFNPIIGIPLVSVITFILSHFIVMILQKIPLLNIIVPK is encoded by the coding sequence GTGGCTAAAGAAAGTAATAGGATTTTGTACATAGATATTTTGAGAGTTATTTCAGTGTTTGCAGTTGTATTACTACATATTTCTGCATCATTTGTAGTAGATATTAATGCCAATGGAATTAAGTGGTGGTGGATAGGAAATATAATAGACTCTGCTACTAGATGGAGTGTACCTGTATTAATACTAATTAGTGGGCAGCTTATGTTAGATAAGAGTAGGGAAGAAGAGATAGTCCCATTTCTAAGGAAGAGACTCACAAAAATTTTCATACCTTTAATTACTTGGAGTTTCATATATATGTTGTGGGTAAATAGGCTAAATATTCAATGGAATGCAGACTTGATTTTATCTTTTCTTAAGAATTTTTACTTGGGTAAGGTACACATTCACTTATGGTATCTATATATGATATTTGGGCTTTATTTAGTTACACCTATCTTAAGACCTTATGTAAATAATGCGAAGAAGGACAATCTGGTATACTTTATAGTGGTTTGGTTTATTTCAAATGGTATAATAGGATTTTCTCAAAAGTTCACTGAATACACTCTAGCTTTTAATTTAAGCTTTTTCCATTGGGGAATAGGTTTTTATCTATTAGGTTTTTATCTTAGTAAATATAGTCTTTCTAAAAAGCAAAGAAAGCTATTGTATTTTCTTGGTTTTCTAGGATTGATAGTAACTATCTACGGAACATATATATTAACTAAGAATAATGGGGGAATCTTTGTACCTCATTTGTATTCAAACTATGCTCCCAATGTTATGTTTACAGCCATAGCTATATTTGAATTATTTAAGAATATTAACTGGCATAGGATTATTGGAGATAATAAGATTATAAAAAGGATAATTTCAAGTATAAGCAAGACTAGCTTTGGAATATATTTAGTGCATTTACTAATACTAAACATTATCTCCTCAGGAGTTCTCGGAATAGCCATAGATGCTGCTTCCTTTAATCCTATAATAGGCATACCTTTAGTAAGTGTTATTACATTTATTTTATCACATTTTATAGTAATGATTTTGCAGAAGATACCACTGTTAAATATAATTGTACCAAAATAA
- a CDS encoding nucleoside-diphosphate sugar epimerase/dehydratase, which produces MKRRQAIVLLFLDTILINLSYILALFIRFEGDITKNQFLSYFTMYKEHFIYITIIKLIVFLYFKLYKSAWKYASIQELMNVVAASIISNAAILSYMFIMQSNLPRSIYVLATLLDMVLIGGIRFSFRAMSTVSGDFFKNGNQKKIMIIGAGDAGAMVIREYKNHTQLNSRPVVIIDDSEKKQGQMINGVPVVGRRSDIPVIVDKYKIDEIIIAMPSASKKEIREIVEISKTTKCKLKIVPGMFELIDGKVSIKNIREVDIEDLLGREEIKTNLKEISSYLTNKTVLVTGGGGSIGSELCRQIAKFSPKKLIILDIYENSAYDIQNELLRKHKDLNLKTFIASIRDKDRIIELMDRERPNVIFHAAAHKHVPLMEDSPKEAIKNNVFGTLNLSQAADKAGVDKFVMISTDKAVNPTNIMGASKRICEMIIQSMNNISDTDFVAVRFGNVLGSNGSVIPLFKKQIAEGGPVTVTHQDVIRYFMTIPEAVQLVIQAGAMANGGEVFVLDMGEPVRILDLAKDLIRLSGYEPNIDMPIEITGLRPGEKLFEELLLDEEGISATKHDKIFIGKPTFTDYKLLLRSLEEANRIIKTGTDEDIKEYVKTIVPNYCKSEYETESQLSHSSI; this is translated from the coding sequence ATGAAGCGAAGACAAGCTATAGTTTTATTATTTCTAGATACCATACTTATTAATTTATCATACATATTAGCCTTATTTATTCGGTTTGAAGGGGATATAACTAAAAATCAATTTTTATCATATTTTACAATGTATAAGGAGCATTTCATTTACATTACTATAATTAAACTAATTGTATTCTTATACTTCAAGCTATATAAATCTGCTTGGAAATATGCTAGTATTCAGGAATTAATGAATGTTGTGGCAGCTAGTATAATATCTAATGCTGCTATATTGAGCTATATGTTTATTATGCAGTCCAATTTGCCGAGAAGTATTTATGTATTAGCTACTTTACTTGATATGGTACTTATTGGAGGTATTAGGTTTAGCTTTAGAGCTATGAGTACTGTTAGTGGAGATTTTTTTAAGAATGGCAATCAAAAGAAGATAATGATAATTGGTGCTGGAGATGCAGGGGCTATGGTGATTCGTGAATATAAGAATCATACCCAGCTAAATAGCAGACCTGTAGTTATTATTGATGATAGTGAAAAGAAGCAAGGACAAATGATAAATGGGGTACCTGTAGTTGGTAGAAGGTCAGATATTCCAGTCATAGTAGATAAATATAAAATTGATGAAATTATAATTGCTATGCCATCAGCATCTAAGAAAGAGATAAGGGAAATTGTTGAGATATCAAAGACTACAAAATGCAAGCTCAAGATTGTACCGGGAATGTTTGAGTTAATAGATGGCAAGGTTAGTATCAAGAATATTAGAGAAGTAGATATTGAAGACCTATTAGGTAGGGAAGAGATAAAGACCAATTTAAAAGAAATTAGTTCATATTTAACTAACAAGACTGTATTAGTTACTGGTGGTGGAGGATCTATTGGTTCTGAGCTTTGTAGACAGATTGCAAAATTTAGTCCAAAGAAATTAATCATACTAGACATATATGAGAATAGTGCATATGATATACAAAATGAACTACTGAGAAAGCATAAGGATTTAAACCTAAAGACTTTTATTGCTTCTATTAGAGATAAAGATAGAATTATTGAATTGATGGACAGAGAAAGACCTAATGTAATATTTCATGCTGCTGCTCATAAGCATGTGCCTTTGATGGAAGATAGCCCAAAGGAAGCAATAAAGAATAATGTATTTGGCACATTGAACTTATCCCAAGCTGCTGATAAAGCTGGAGTGGACAAGTTTGTAATGATATCTACTGACAAGGCTGTAAATCCTACGAATATTATGGGAGCTAGTAAAAGAATTTGTGAGATGATTATTCAATCTATGAATAATATTAGTGATACAGATTTTGTTGCTGTAAGATTTGGAAATGTGCTGGGTAGTAATGGTAGTGTAATACCTTTATTTAAGAAGCAAATAGCTGAAGGTGGACCTGTTACTGTAACCCACCAAGATGTAATTAGATATTTTATGACTATTCCAGAGGCTGTGCAGCTAGTCATACAGGCTGGTGCCATGGCAAATGGTGGAGAGGTATTTGTACTAGATATGGGAGAACCTGTTAGAATATTGGATTTAGCCAAGGATTTGATTAGACTATCTGGTTACGAACCAAATATAGACATGCCTATTGAAATCACAGGCCTTAGACCTGGAGAAAAACTATTTGAAGAGCTATTATTAGATGAGGAAGGTATATCTGCTACTAAGCATGATAAGATATTCATAGGGAAACCAACCTTTACAGATTACAAACTACTTCTAAGATCCTTAGAAGAGGCTAATAGAATAATAAAGACTGGAACAGATGAGGATATAAAGGAGTATGTGAAGACCATAGTACCAAATTATTGCAAAAGCGAGTACGAAACAGAATCACAGCTTTCACATTCTAGTATATAA
- the murJ gene encoding murein biosynthesis integral membrane protein MurJ: MTNKSNKAAKSILIMIIFTLGSKLLGFLREVLIASKFGSGMETDTFFVALTATSLVTGFLSSSISTTFIPILSEIESKEGKKGKIEHTNNMINVIFVISAILVMLGWLGSPIIVKLLAKGFEGEQFDLAVQLTRIGLPMILFSGIIGVMSGFLQSEEKFTSTSAIGFPFNFVYIFFLLFLSSTFGIKGLMVAGVIAVASQFLIQIPEARSSGYKYNFKFDLKDKHITKVVLLSLPVLVGVAINDLNAIIDRTLASDLVSGSISALNYANRLNNLILGVFITAITTVIFPMLAKESNSDNYDSMKKIMGYGINIILLITIPATVGLIVLATPIVEIAFQRGAFDAMATFMTSQALIFYSTGLVAMALRLLLTRVYYSLQDTKTPMINGALSVGLNIVLNLILVKFMAHSGLALATSIATSIATIIMIYGLRKKIGPMGIKSYIVCGLKSGLASGVMGLVAYMIYHGMYGALGSGTLYNLMSLLVAVGVGVVVYLVLCYLFKVEEIRMVVKKIKDKSKR, encoded by the coding sequence ATGACTAATAAATCAAATAAAGCAGCTAAATCGATACTAATAATGATAATATTTACCCTAGGAAGTAAACTCCTAGGGTTTCTTAGAGAAGTTCTAATTGCATCCAAGTTTGGTTCTGGTATGGAAACTGATACCTTTTTTGTTGCACTAACAGCAACTAGTTTAGTAACTGGATTTCTTAGCAGTTCAATTAGTACGACCTTTATTCCTATTCTTTCGGAGATAGAATCTAAAGAAGGGAAAAAAGGTAAAATTGAACATACAAATAATATGATTAATGTAATATTTGTTATTTCGGCTATATTGGTAATGTTGGGATGGTTAGGTTCACCTATTATAGTGAAATTGCTAGCTAAAGGCTTTGAAGGAGAGCAATTTGATTTAGCTGTTCAGTTAACTAGAATAGGACTTCCCATGATTTTGTTTAGTGGAATTATTGGTGTAATGTCTGGATTTCTGCAATCTGAAGAAAAATTTACTTCTACCTCAGCAATTGGATTTCCATTTAATTTTGTGTATATTTTTTTCCTACTATTCTTATCAAGTACATTTGGAATAAAGGGACTAATGGTAGCAGGAGTAATAGCTGTAGCATCTCAATTTCTAATACAAATACCTGAAGCACGAAGTTCTGGATATAAATATAATTTTAAATTTGACTTAAAGGATAAGCATATAACTAAGGTTGTTTTACTCAGCTTACCAGTACTAGTAGGTGTAGCTATAAATGATTTAAATGCCATTATAGATAGAACATTAGCTTCTGACTTAGTGTCTGGAAGTATATCAGCTTTAAATTATGCAAATAGATTAAATAACCTTATATTAGGAGTATTTATAACTGCCATTACTACTGTAATTTTTCCTATGCTTGCAAAGGAGTCAAATAGTGATAATTATGATTCTATGAAGAAGATAATGGGATATGGTATCAATATTATTTTACTCATCACAATACCAGCTACTGTTGGACTTATAGTATTAGCTACTCCTATTGTAGAGATTGCATTCCAAAGGGGTGCATTTGATGCCATGGCAACTTTCATGACATCACAGGCACTAATATTCTACTCTACAGGGCTTGTAGCTATGGCACTTCGCCTATTGCTTACTAGAGTATACTATTCTCTACAAGATACCAAGACCCCAATGATTAATGGAGCCTTATCTGTAGGGTTAAATATAGTACTAAATCTTATATTAGTTAAGTTCATGGCTCATTCAGGACTAGCATTAGCCACAAGTATAGCTACTAGCATTGCAACTATAATAATGATATATGGATTAAGAAAAAAGATTGGACCTATGGGTATCAAGTCATATATAGTATGCGGATTAAAATCAGGACTAGCATCAGGTGTGATGGGCTTAGTTGCATATATGATTTATCATGGGATGTATGGGGCGTTGGGCAGTGGGACTCTATATAATTTGATGTCACTATTAGTAGCTGTAGGTGTTGGAGTTGTGGTATATTTGGTGCTTTGTTATTTATTTAAGGTTGAGGAAATTAGGATGGTTGTAAAGAAGATAAAAGACAAATCCAAGAGATAA
- a CDS encoding acylneuraminate cytidylyltransferase family protein translates to MNILITICGRAGSKGVKNKNIREFLGTSLINYTIASATLFKEKKANCKVDICVNSDSDELLSIATETKGIIGIKRPLELAQDNSPKIPVILYSLKYMEELNSIKYDYVIDLDITSPLRKVEDIENALSRCSESIDLDVVFSVVHSRRNPYFNMVEVVDNKVKKIINSDFVARQQAPSVYDMNASIYCFKRDSLYAVFKTSPFDGIVDIILMRDTAVLDIDSEEDFELMELLAPYFLKNEFSSLSNFINERFK, encoded by the coding sequence ATGAATATATTGATAACTATATGTGGAAGAGCTGGATCAAAAGGGGTTAAGAATAAAAATATCAGAGAATTTTTAGGAACTTCATTGATTAACTATACTATTGCTTCAGCAACTCTATTTAAAGAAAAGAAAGCAAACTGTAAAGTAGATATATGTGTAAATAGTGATAGTGATGAATTGCTTTCCATTGCCACTGAAACAAAAGGAATCATTGGAATAAAAAGACCACTTGAATTGGCTCAGGATAATTCACCTAAGATACCTGTTATATTATATTCATTAAAATATATGGAGGAGTTAAATAGTATTAAATATGATTATGTAATAGATTTAGATATTACATCTCCACTAAGAAAAGTAGAAGACATTGAAAATGCTTTATCAAGGTGTAGTGAATCTATTGATTTAGATGTTGTTTTTTCCGTTGTACATTCTAGAAGAAATCCATATTTTAATATGGTAGAAGTTGTAGATAATAAGGTCAAAAAGATAATAAATAGTGATTTTGTTGCAAGGCAGCAAGCTCCATCGGTATATGATATGAATGCATCAATATATTGTTTTAAAAGAGATAGTTTATATGCTGTTTTTAAGACTTCTCCATTTGACGGAATTGTTGATATTATATTGATGAGGGATACAGCAGTATTAGATATAGATTCTGAAGAAGATTTTGAACTTATGGAGTTACTAGCACCCTATTTTTTAAAAAATGAGTTTAGTAGTCTTAGTAATTTCATAAATGAGAGATTTAAGTAA
- a CDS encoding Gfo/Idh/MocA family oxidoreductase: protein MKVCFFGLGSIGKRHLKNFIEISNEIGIDVEIYAFRTSNSFIDDYLKSNIISIITDEEKIPNDFDITFITNPTSLHYQTIKLMEEKTKHMFIEKPIFDEKEYEVDNLKLKSNGVYYVARPLVHSNVITELKKIIENEKIYSVRSICSSYLPNWRPNIDYRNVYSAKKDLGGGVSIDLIHEWDYLTYLFGFPIEVFNFQGRFSHLEIDSEDLSIYIAKYKDKLIELHLDYFGRETRRSIEILTKNGDIIGDFTNKKINFSDGRQTIEFGNEDMYVNEMRYFINKVLYEENGENNINRAYHVLRLATGRV from the coding sequence ATGAAGGTTTGTTTTTTTGGCCTTGGATCAATAGGAAAGAGACATCTAAAAAACTTCATAGAAATTTCTAATGAAATTGGAATTGATGTTGAGATTTATGCCTTTAGAACTAGCAATAGCTTTATTGATGATTATTTAAAATCAAATATTATTTCAATTATTACTGATGAGGAAAAAATACCAAATGATTTTGATATTACTTTTATAACTAATCCTACATCTTTGCATTATCAGACCATAAAGTTAATGGAAGAAAAAACAAAGCATATGTTTATAGAGAAACCAATATTTGATGAAAAGGAATATGAAGTAGATAATTTAAAACTAAAATCAAACGGAGTATATTATGTAGCAAGGCCACTAGTTCATTCTAATGTGATTACTGAACTAAAGAAAATAATAGAGAATGAGAAGATATATAGTGTTCGATCAATATGCTCAAGTTATTTGCCAAACTGGCGTCCGAATATAGATTATAGGAATGTATATAGTGCAAAGAAAGACCTAGGTGGTGGTGTTTCCATAGATCTAATACATGAGTGGGATTACCTTACTTATCTCTTTGGATTTCCGATAGAAGTATTTAATTTTCAAGGAAGATTTTCACACTTAGAAATTGACAGTGAAGATTTATCTATTTATATAGCAAAATATAAGGATAAATTAATTGAATTACATCTAGATTATTTTGGAAGAGAAACACGAAGAAGTATAGAAATATTAACTAAAAATGGGGATATAATAGGTGATTTTACTAATAAAAAAATAAATTTTTCAGATGGGAGACAAACAATAGAATTTGGTAATGAAGATATGTATGTAAATGAAATGAGATACTTTATTAACAAAGTACTATATGAAGAAAATGGTGAGAACAATATTAACAGAGCATATCATGTATTAAGACTTGCGACTGGGAGGGTATAG
- a CDS encoding Gfo/Idh/MocA family oxidoreductase, which yields MKILVVGLGSMGKRRINLLTKNFSDDCSIVGVDSREDRRIEVEKTYNIKTYLSLDEAISIEKPNCALICTSPITHSDIIIRCLEDNLNVFTEINLLTDRYQEIIDLANKNNLKLFLSSTFMYRKEIQYIQNEISSSNDKYHYRYHVGQYLPDWHPWENYKDFFVGDKRTNGCRELLAIELPWIINTFGKIIKFNVIRDNISSLQLDYPDSYIISCEHENGHKGVLSVDVVSRRATRNLEIYSENNHIFWEGNPESLKRYSVEDKKIVDIDTYSKYIRDMRYADSIIEDAYLDELIIFIDMVKDKDPYVRYTFEDDMYTLNLIDKIEGV from the coding sequence TTGAAAATATTAGTTGTTGGATTAGGATCAATGGGTAAGAGAAGGATTAATTTATTGACAAAGAACTTTTCAGATGATTGTAGCATTGTAGGGGTAGATAGTAGAGAAGATAGACGAATAGAAGTAGAAAAAACATATAATATAAAGACATATTTAAGTCTTGATGAAGCTATTAGTATTGAGAAACCAAACTGCGCATTAATATGTACATCTCCAATTACACATTCTGACATAATAATTAGATGTCTTGAAGATAATCTTAATGTGTTTACAGAAATCAATCTTTTAACTGATAGGTATCAAGAGATAATAGACTTAGCAAATAAAAATAATCTAAAACTATTTCTTTCTTCGACATTTATGTATAGAAAAGAGATACAATATATTCAAAATGAAATTAGTAGCTCCAATGATAAATATCATTATAGGTATCATGTGGGGCAATATTTACCTGATTGGCACCCATGGGAAAACTATAAGGATTTTTTTGTAGGGGATAAAAGAACTAACGGATGTCGTGAACTGTTAGCTATTGAATTACCTTGGATTATTAATACCTTTGGAAAAATAATTAAATTTAATGTAATTAGAGACAATATTAGTTCGTTACAGTTAGATTATCCTGATAGTTACATAATTTCATGTGAACATGAAAATGGCCATAAAGGAGTTCTCTCAGTTGATGTGGTATCTAGAAGAGCTACCAGAAATTTAGAAATTTACTCTGAGAATAATCATATATTCTGGGAAGGCAACCCTGAGAGTTTGAAAAGATATAGTGTTGAAGATAAGAAGATAGTAGATATTGATACATATTCTAAATATATAAGGGATATGAGGTATGCTGATAGTATAATAGAGGATGCTTATTTAGATGAGTTGATAATTTTTATTGATATGGTCAAAGATAAAGACCCATATGTCAGATATACTTTTGAGGATGATATGTATACTCTAAATTTAATTGATAAAATAGAAGGTGTTTAA
- a CDS encoding PIG-L family deacetylase has product MEKYLIVATHPDDETLGAGGLMLRKKAEGNEVYILNITHMDISYGYGEDEIRKRELEIERMIKSFNLNGYYNLKLRPAGLDSYPEGKIIKEISKVFHEVKPNVLVLPYHSDVHSDHRIIFDLCYSCTKSFRYPFIKKILMMETPSETEFAFFESTFKPNYFVDISNYIDKKIEIAKIFKSEISEHPFPRSERNIRAYGTIRGASIGVDSAEAFVLVKGIE; this is encoded by the coding sequence ATGGAAAAATATCTTATAGTTGCAACTCATCCAGATGATGAAACTTTAGGTGCTGGAGGACTTATGCTTAGAAAAAAAGCAGAAGGAAATGAAGTTTATATTCTAAACATAACCCATATGGATATATCTTACGGTTATGGTGAAGATGAAATTCGTAAGCGTGAACTTGAAATAGAAAGGATGATAAAATCATTCAATTTAAATGGATATTATAATTTGAAATTAAGACCTGCTGGTCTAGATTCATACCCAGAAGGAAAAATCATCAAGGAAATCAGCAAGGTGTTTCATGAAGTCAAACCCAATGTCCTTGTACTACCATATCATAGTGATGTTCATTCAGACCATAGAATAATATTTGATTTGTGTTATTCTTGCACTAAAAGTTTTAGATATCCATTCATTAAAAAAATATTAATGATGGAAACACCATCTGAGACAGAATTTGCTTTTTTTGAGTCAACTTTTAAACCAAATTATTTTGTTGATATTTCTAATTATATTGATAAAAAGATAGAAATTGCTAAAATATTTAAAAGCGAAATATCGGAGCATCCATTTCCAAGAAGTGAAAGAAATATTAGGGCATATGGTACAATTAGGGGGGCATCTATAGGTGTTGATAGTGCAGAGGCATTTGTTTTGGTTAAAGGAATAGAGTAA
- a CDS encoding GNAT family N-acetyltransferase, protein MLNFRKYVKGDEESILHLFERSFDRKMSYDYWKWRYMDNPNIYENLINLALEDNIVGHYAVSPVPLFINAIKYNSALSMTTMIDPEYRGRGLFTNLAKDLINCTQELDLIFGVPNENSVKGFVEKLDFKLIKEIPMLESKSLSREYYFNSCCVYIEKFDERFNDLFTRCIDKYKIITTRKSEHLNWRFIDNPVNEYKTLAYIDDNKVLGYVVIKNYISNAITNGDIVDILAINDMVMRELLNASFYLFKDEGVSSINTWFHDKELLKIFEEFGFFPNGQYFHFIVRRISDLLEEMVFDFDNWYITMSDIDLF, encoded by the coding sequence GTGTTAAACTTTAGGAAGTATGTTAAAGGTGATGAAGAATCTATACTCCATCTTTTTGAGAGATCTTTCGATAGAAAAATGTCCTATGATTATTGGAAGTGGAGATATATGGATAATCCAAATATATATGAAAATTTAATCAACCTTGCCTTAGAAGACAATATTGTTGGACATTATGCAGTATCACCTGTTCCATTATTTATTAATGCAATAAAGTATAATTCAGCTTTATCTATGACAACGATGATAGATCCAGAATATAGAGGAAGAGGTTTATTTACTAACTTAGCAAAAGATTTAATTAATTGTACTCAGGAACTAGATTTAATTTTTGGAGTTCCAAATGAAAACTCAGTTAAGGGTTTTGTTGAAAAATTGGATTTTAAGTTAATTAAAGAAATACCTATGCTAGAATCTAAAAGTTTAAGTAGGGAGTATTACTTTAATAGTTGCTGTGTATATATTGAAAAGTTTGATGAAAGATTTAATGATCTTTTTACAAGATGTATAGATAAATATAAAATTATAACTACAAGAAAATCTGAACATTTAAATTGGAGGTTTATTGATAACCCAGTGAATGAATATAAAACTCTTGCTTACATCGATGATAATAAAGTATTGGGATATGTTGTAATTAAGAATTATATCAGCAATGCAATAACTAATGGAGACATAGTTGATATTTTAGCAATTAATGATATGGTTATGAGGGAACTACTTAATGCATCATTTTATTTATTTAAAGATGAAGGAGTTTCTTCTATAAATACTTGGTTTCATGATAAAGAACTATTGAAAATATTTGAAGAATTTGGTTTTTTTCCTAATGGACAGTATTTTCATTTTATAGTAAGGAGAATTTCAGATTTGTTAGAAGAAATGGTATTTGATTTTGATAATTGGTATATTACAATGAGTGATATAGATTTATTTTAG
- the neuC gene encoding UDP-N-acetylglucosamine 2-epimerase, with the protein MKKVCLITGTRAEYGLLRPLIKRIKEDDELQLQIIATGMHLSPEFGLTYKEIEEDGFMIDEKVEILLSSDTSVGISKSMGLAMIGFADAFQRLKPDMVVVLGDRYEMLSVASVAMISRIPIAHIHGGETGAGTVDNMVRHAITKMSFLHFTSTETYRRRVIQLGEYPSNVYNVGSLGIENIKELRLLSKDELEDNLNFHINDKTILFTFHPLSLESHFAQEHFSEILKAFDRIEDLRIIFTKCNSDTGGRIINEMIDEYVSNNSQRSISFFSLGVVRYLSAVKYVKAVVGNSSSGIIEVPSLKTYTLNIGKRQDGRIQSGSIINCNPTEEDIFNKLTDIMERPRIIGINNPYEKENTSMNIFNIIKQRVLEDSFSEKDFYDLEC; encoded by the coding sequence ATGAAAAAAGTATGTTTAATCACAGGAACAAGGGCAGAATATGGACTACTCAGACCTCTCATAAAAAGGATAAAAGAGGATGACGAGTTGCAACTTCAAATCATAGCAACAGGAATGCATTTATCTCCAGAATTTGGATTAACCTATAAAGAAATAGAAGAAGATGGATTTATGATTGATGAAAAAGTAGAGATTTTACTTAGTTCAGATACATCAGTAGGTATATCAAAATCAATGGGACTTGCAATGATTGGGTTCGCAGATGCCTTTCAAAGACTAAAACCTGATATGGTAGTAGTATTAGGGGATAGATATGAGATGTTATCAGTAGCTAGTGTTGCAATGATATCTAGGATTCCAATAGCTCATATTCATGGTGGAGAAACTGGAGCTGGTACAGTTGATAACATGGTTAGACATGCTATTACTAAAATGAGTTTCTTACACTTTACTTCTACAGAAACATATAGAAGAAGAGTAATACAATTAGGAGAATATCCTAGTAATGTCTATAATGTAGGATCCTTAGGGATAGAAAATATAAAAGAGCTTAGATTATTATCTAAAGATGAGTTAGAAGATAATCTAAATTTTCATATCAACGATAAGACAATATTATTTACATTTCACCCACTATCATTAGAGTCTCATTTTGCGCAAGAACATTTTAGTGAAATATTAAAAGCTTTTGATAGGATAGAAGACCTAAGGATAATATTTACTAAATGCAATTCAGATACTGGTGGTAGGATTATTAATGAAATGATTGATGAATATGTTTCTAATAATTCTCAAAGATCAATTTCTTTTTTTTCACTAGGCGTAGTTAGATATTTAAGTGCTGTAAAATATGTAAAAGCAGTTGTAGGGAATTCATCTAGTGGAATTATTGAAGTACCAAGCTTAAAAACATATACATTAAATATTGGAAAACGACAAGATGGAAGAATACAAAGTGGCTCTATAATTAATTGTAATCCTACAGAAGAAGATATATTTAACAAACTTACTGATATTATGGAAAGACCAAGGATAATAGGAATAAACAATCCTTATGAAAAAGAAAATACATCAATGAATATTTTTAACATAATAAAACAAAGAGTGCTTGAGGATAGCTTTTCTGAAAAAGATTTCTATGATCTTGAGTGTTAG